The stretch of DNA AACTCGCCGCTGCCCGCAGCCTGTTGCAGCGCCTGGGCCTCGGCACAACGGCCATCGAGGCCATCTCCGCCAGGAATGGGGGCGAGGCCTTGAACGGTGTTCTGGTGGTCCGCGCCTCGAGGGAAGGGATTGTTATCGAAGGCAATGCCGGTTCAGGTGAACAGGTCGAAGCGGGCAAACCGCTGTTCACCATCTCCGACCTGGAGACGGTGTGGGTTCTGGCCGACGTGCAGGAGGCGGACCTCGCCGTCCTTGCCAATACCTCCGGCAAGGCGGCCAAAATCGAGACCATGGGCCACAGTTTCACTGGCCGGCTGGAGACAGTGGCTGGCCGGATGAACGAAACGACCCGTACCGTCAAGGCCCGCTTCAGCTTCGCCAATCCCGGGGGGCTGCTCAAACCCGGCATGTTTGTCACGGTCCGTCTGCAGTTGCCCGCCCAGGGGGAATCTCTGGTTGTGCCCAAGGTGGCCGTCCTGGCCGACGAGGGTCGTACCTTTGTCTTCATCCACAAGGAAGGGGACTATTGGATCCGGCGGCCGGTCACGCTCGGCGCGCGTTTCGAAGACAAGGTGGAGATCACCGCGGGCCTCACGGCCGGGCAACGGATTGTCACGGATGGCTCCTTCCTGCTGAAAAGCGATGTGCTGCGCAGCAAGATGGGCGCCGGTTGCGCGGATTGAGGGGGAAACGCCATGGAACGATGCATCACCTTCCTTCTCGGTCGGCGCTGGATGGTCCTCACCGTGACCACGCTTTTGGTTGCCGCGGGCTGGATGGCCTGGACCCGACTGCCCATCGATGCCTTTCCGGATGTGACCAACGTGCAGGTGATGGTGCTCACCGAAGCGCCCGGACTTTCCGCAGTCGATGTCGAGCAGCAGATCACCTATCCCATCGAGCAGCAAATGGGCGGCGTGCCCCACGTCACCCAGGTGCGCTCGCTCTCCAAGGCCGGACTTTCCCAGGTCATTGTCGTCTTTCCGGACAACACGGATATCTATTTTGCCCGGCAGCAAATTTTTGAACGACTGACCGTTGCCCGCGAACACCTGCCCGCAGGTGCCGAACCGGAACTCGGCCCCATCAGCACCGGCCTGGGCGAGATTTTCCAGTACACCCTGGAAGGTGCCGGCATGACCGCCATGGAACTCCGCCGTCTTCAGGACGCGGTGGTCACGCCGCAACTGCGCCCCCTGTCCGGCGTCAATGAGGTCAACAGCTTCGGTGGTTTTGTGCGCCAATATCACGTCCTGGTCAACCAGGAGGCGCTGCTTAAATATGACCTCAGCCTGCGGACGGTCGTGGAGGCCCTGGCAAGGAACAATGCCAATGCCGCCGGCGGATTCATCGTCCGCGAATGGGAGCAGACCTATATTCGCGGCTTGGGGCAACTCACCGGGGCGAACGACATCGGCGGCGTAGTGCTCAAATCCCATAACGGTACGCCCATTCATGTCAACGATGTGGCGGAGGTCACGGTCGGGCATCAACCCCGCCAGGGCGCTGTCACCCGGGACGGTCAGGGCGAGACGGTGGCCGGCATGGTCATCATGCTCCGCGGCGAAAACTCCAAGGAGGTAGTCAGCCGGGTCAAAGAGGCGCTCCCACGCATCCAGGCCAGCCTGCCTGACGGGGCGCACATCAACGTGTTCTACGACCGCACCGATCTGATCGAGGCCTGCATCAAGACCGTGGTCGACGCGCTCCTGGAGGGTGGCGTCTTTGTTATCCTGGTACTTTTCCTCTTTCTTGCCGAATTTCGATCCGCGGCCATTGTCGTGCTGTCACTGCCCATCACCTTTCTCATTACCTTTCTCATCATGGGCTGGGCCCATATCAGTTCAAACCTGATGAGCCTGGGCGGACTCGCCTTTTCGGTGGGTATGGTGGTCGACGCGGCCATTGTCATCGTCGAGAACGTGCGCCGCCATTTTGCCGAGCACCAGGAAAAATCCTCGAAAATCCGGATTGCCGCGCGGGCGGTGGCCGAGGTGGCGCGGCCCGTGTCGTTCTCCGTGCTGATCATCGCCATCGTCCTGGTTCCGCTTTTTTCCCTGCAGGGCATAGAGGGCAAGATGTTCTTTCCCCTGGCGGCTACCATGATCATCGCCATTCTGGTGTCCCTGGTGGTGGCGCTGACCGCAGTACCGGTGCTGGCAGCCATGGTGCTCAACCAGCGGCCGGAGAAGGAGTTCCGGTTCGTGCGCAAACTAGGTCAAGGATACCTGGCGCTACTGTCCTGTGCTCGCAGGCGCGCGGTGGTGACCATGACCCTTGCTGTTCTGGCCCTTGCCGCGGCAGGTTGGGCCGCAACCCGTATCGGCACCGAGTTCATGCCCCACCTGGATGAAGGCGCCATTGCGGTCAATGCCGTGCGCCTGCCCAACGCCTCGCTGGAAGGCTCGGCCACGGTCAGCAGTTTTATCGAGAAGCGGCTGCTGGCCACCTTTCCCGAGGTCCTGACCGTGGTCAGTAAAACCGGTCGGGCCGAGATCTCCGAAGACCCCATGGGGCCGGAGCAGACCGACTTTTTCATCATGCTGAAAGCCAAGAAGGAGTGGACTTCGGGACGCGACAAGGCGCAACTGGTTGAGGCCATGAATCGGGAACTCTCGACAATTCCCGGCATCCGGCTGTCTTTTTCCCAGCCCATCGCCCTCCGCGTCAACGAGTTGATCTCCGGGGTGAAGAGCGACCTGGCCGTCAAGGTGTATGGTGAGGATCTGGACACATTGAAAGGTTTTGCCGATCGAATTGCCGCAATCCTCGGTGGCATCGAAGGCGCACGGGATGCCAAGGTGGAACAGGTTTCTGGCATGGAACAACTTGAGATCACCTACGACCGCCAGCAACTCGCCCGCTACGGAGTGAATACCGGGGATGTCAACGAGGTGATCGAGATCGCCCTGGCCGGACGCGAGGCGACGAGAATAGTGGAAGGTCCCTTGCGCACCGCCACCGTGGTCCGTCTGGCCGAGAACGACCGGGTCGATCTGGAGTCCCTGGAGCAGTTGCTCATCCGAGGGGCATCCGGTGAACCGCTGCGCCTGGGCCAGGTGGCCCGGTTCGACCTGGTGGAAGGACCGGCCCAGATCGGCCGGGAGAAAGGGATGCGCAGGGTGGCCGCCGAAGTCAATATCCGCGGCCGGGATCTCGGCAGTTTTGTCGCGGAAGCGCAGGAAAAACTGTCCCCCGTCGAGCAGGAATTACCGTCCGGATTCTTCCTTGAGTTCGGCGGTCAGTTCGAAAACCAGCAGCGCGCCATGCAACGGCTCAGCATCGTCGTGCCGGTGGCTCTTTTTCTCATCTTCTGTCTTCTGTATATGGCCCTGGGCAACATCAGGGACTCGCTGCTCGTCATTCTCAACCTGCCCTTTGCCCTGGTGGGCGGCATCCTGGCCATTTGGGTTTGGGGGCTGCCACTTTCCGTGTCGGCAGCTGTCGCCTT from Candidatus Cloacimonadota bacterium encodes:
- a CDS encoding CusA/CzcA family heavy metal efflux RND transporter — encoded protein: MERCITFLLGRRWMVLTVTTLLVAAGWMAWTRLPIDAFPDVTNVQVMVLTEAPGLSAVDVEQQITYPIEQQMGGVPHVTQVRSLSKAGLSQVIVVFPDNTDIYFARQQIFERLTVAREHLPAGAEPELGPISTGLGEIFQYTLEGAGMTAMELRRLQDAVVTPQLRPLSGVNEVNSFGGFVRQYHVLVNQEALLKYDLSLRTVVEALARNNANAAGGFIVREWEQTYIRGLGQLTGANDIGGVVLKSHNGTPIHVNDVAEVTVGHQPRQGAVTRDGQGETVAGMVIMLRGENSKEVVSRVKEALPRIQASLPDGAHINVFYDRTDLIEACIKTVVDALLEGGVFVILVLFLFLAEFRSAAIVVLSLPITFLITFLIMGWAHISSNLMSLGGLAFSVGMVVDAAIVIVENVRRHFAEHQEKSSKIRIAARAVAEVARPVSFSVLIIAIVLVPLFSLQGIEGKMFFPLAATMIIAILVSLVVALTAVPVLAAMVLNQRPEKEFRFVRKLGQGYLALLSCARRRAVVTMTLAVLALAAAGWAATRIGTEFMPHLDEGAIAVNAVRLPNASLEGSATVSSFIEKRLLATFPEVLTVVSKTGRAEISEDPMGPEQTDFFIMLKAKKEWTSGRDKAQLVEAMNRELSTIPGIRLSFSQPIALRVNELISGVKSDLAVKVYGEDLDTLKGFADRIAAILGGIEGARDAKVEQVSGMEQLEITYDRQQLARYGVNTGDVNEVIEIALAGREATRIVEGPLRTATVVRLAENDRVDLESLEQLLIRGASGEPLRLGQVARFDLVEGPAQIGREKGMRRVAAEVNIRGRDLGSFVAEAQEKLSPVEQELPSGFFLEFGGQFENQQRAMQRLSIVVPVALFLIFCLLYMALGNIRDSLLVILNLPFALVGGILAIWVWGLPLSVSAAVAFICLLGIAVQNGVVLIAFFRQLREAGGSIEETIHEGCRLRFRPLLMTALTSFIGHLPMLYATGSGADIQKPLAVVVMGGLVTSTILTLVVLPVWYGWLEQRFGRHREEKGELSMPQRGM
- a CDS encoding efflux RND transporter periplasmic adaptor subunit — translated: LAAARSLLQRLGLGTTAIEAISARNGGEALNGVLVVRASREGIVIEGNAGSGEQVEAGKPLFTISDLETVWVLADVQEADLAVLANTSGKAAKIETMGHSFTGRLETVAGRMNETTRTVKARFSFANPGGLLKPGMFVTVRLQLPAQGESLVVPKVAVLADEGRTFVFIHKEGDYWIRRPVTLGARFEDKVEITAGLTAGQRIVTDGSFLLKSDVLRSKMGAGCAD